A region from the Irregularibacter muris genome encodes:
- a CDS encoding SemiSWEET transporter, giving the protein MIGSLAAFFTTFSFLPQAIKVIKTKDTSGISLGMYSMFVLGVFLWLVYGLQTGDLPIICANATTFIFASIILTTKIVVEVKSAKEEPAEERSPM; this is encoded by the coding sequence ATGATTGGATCGCTGGCAGCATTTTTTACTACATTTTCTTTTTTACCACAGGCAATAAAAGTAATAAAAACTAAGGATACTAGTGGCATTTCCTTAGGAATGTACAGCATGTTTGTGCTAGGAGTATTTCTTTGGTTGGTTTATGGCTTGCAAACTGGAGACCTCCCGATAATTTGTGCAAACGCTACTACCTTTATTTTTGCCAGTATTATTTTGACAACAAAGATCGTTGTCGAAGTAAAATCCGCTAAAGAAGAACCTGCTGAAGAACGATCTCCAATGTAA
- a CDS encoding DEAD/DEAH box helicase encodes MFALTEDQIMNLCNGSYVYYKGKQYYEHSRVKTLEFDSKINGFLALVTGRENYRVKTYFDEVGDFEDASCTCLAYKSYMGYCKHIVAVLLTIKDDKQSTARILENRRKEGIRNIINYFSYDGVQPKVPLSLEINYEFNNSGNHMTDYSSLLHFKIGEQKLYVMKSPKTFIHHLNKNEPLEYGKAFTFLPYKHSFNAQDQPIIDMIKEKVEEEKITNISSWGYNKNSIFNGKHMILSPTSVKRFFHMMGNRKFNACIDGVIYKDIGILEEDLPLAFKLNKDKNNMFLEILGNAKIQALTEDGSYYFYEDNIYCISPEQQKYFTPIYTSLVQEEKNILHIPQDYKENFVSQVLPFVEKIGSLGIDKKIETSIYKPEFRAEIYLDKKDKMVTVEVKYIYGDITINPFEEYHKSAEEQRILVRNIEKEGQIISLLEEAEFKVSSEYIYLEGDEKIYEFIQKDIPALHQLSEVYYSDAFKSIKMYNQSSLSARMRLNEDTNILEFSFAIDGIDKSEIADVFMALQEKKKYYRLKKGGFLPLNLEGLEEFTKMIDYLSISLEDLDQDIIQLPKYRALYLDEMMKETKVKNVQRNIAFKSLIQNIKEPADLDYQVPASFENILRPYQITGFKWLKTLAEYKMGGILADDMGLGKTIQILALLLSEKEEKGRKPSLVVAPTSLVYNWMAEVEKFAPQLKTLVIAGNKEERQQNIDALSEYDLIVTSYPLIRRDIECYQGKKFRCCILDEAQHIKNPSSQNATSVKEITAENYFSLTGTPIENSLTELWSIFDFIMPGYLLTHGRFVKKYERSIIKEENKEALKQLKKQIAPFILRRMKKEVLMELPDKIENKLMVELTKEQKLIYLSYLSQIKGEINDEIKEKGFGRSHIKILAALTRLRQICCHPALFLENYEGGSGKMDLLREVVEESLQGGHRVLLFSQFTSMLTIIRKFLEEQKIEYFYLDGSTDTEKRGTMVERFNQGEREVFLISLKAGGTGLNLTGADTVIHFDPWWNPAVEDQATDRAYRMGQKNTVHVIKLFTKGTIEEKIFAIQEKKKKMIDSVVEPGETIISKLSEDEIRNLFE; translated from the coding sequence ATGTTTGCATTAACAGAAGACCAGATAATGAATTTGTGTAATGGTAGTTATGTCTACTATAAAGGAAAACAATATTATGAACATTCTAGGGTGAAAACCTTAGAATTTGATTCTAAAATAAATGGATTTTTGGCCCTTGTTACCGGCAGAGAAAACTACAGAGTGAAAACATATTTTGATGAAGTTGGAGATTTTGAGGATGCCTCTTGTACATGTCTTGCCTATAAATCCTATATGGGCTATTGCAAGCATATAGTAGCCGTACTTCTTACTATTAAAGATGATAAACAGAGTACGGCTAGAATATTGGAAAACAGGAGAAAAGAAGGGATAAGAAATATCATAAATTATTTTAGCTATGATGGAGTCCAGCCGAAGGTTCCTCTAAGTCTAGAAATTAACTATGAATTTAACAATAGCGGGAATCACATGACTGATTATTCTTCCCTCTTGCACTTTAAAATAGGAGAACAAAAGCTTTATGTCATGAAAAGTCCTAAAACCTTTATCCATCACCTCAATAAAAATGAGCCCTTAGAATACGGAAAGGCCTTTACTTTTTTGCCCTATAAGCACTCCTTTAATGCCCAAGACCAACCTATTATTGATATGATCAAAGAAAAGGTGGAGGAAGAAAAGATTACAAATATATCTTCCTGGGGCTATAATAAAAACAGCATATTTAACGGGAAACACATGATTCTTTCTCCCACTTCTGTAAAAAGATTTTTTCACATGATGGGCAATAGAAAGTTTAATGCCTGTATTGATGGCGTTATCTATAAGGATATCGGTATTTTAGAAGAGGATCTTCCTCTGGCATTTAAATTAAACAAGGATAAAAATAATATGTTCTTGGAGATATTAGGCAATGCAAAGATACAAGCGTTGACAGAGGATGGCTCCTATTATTTTTACGAGGACAATATTTATTGTATATCACCAGAGCAACAAAAATATTTTACTCCTATTTATACAAGCCTTGTGCAGGAGGAAAAAAACATCCTTCACATTCCCCAAGACTATAAAGAAAATTTTGTCAGTCAGGTGCTTCCCTTTGTGGAAAAGATCGGAAGCCTAGGAATAGATAAGAAAATAGAAACTTCTATATACAAGCCTGAGTTTAGGGCAGAAATATATTTAGACAAAAAAGATAAAATGGTTACGGTGGAAGTAAAATATATTTATGGAGATATTACCATAAATCCCTTTGAGGAATACCACAAAAGTGCAGAGGAACAGAGAATTTTGGTAAGAAATATAGAAAAAGAAGGGCAAATCATTAGCCTGTTGGAAGAGGCTGAATTTAAGGTGTCCAGCGAGTATATCTACCTAGAAGGGGATGAAAAGATTTATGAATTTATTCAGAAGGATATCCCGGCTCTGCACCAATTAAGTGAGGTGTATTATTCTGATGCCTTTAAGTCTATCAAAATGTATAATCAATCCTCATTGTCAGCAAGGATGAGATTAAATGAAGATACCAATATTTTAGAATTTAGCTTTGCCATTGACGGTATAGATAAAAGCGAGATTGCCGATGTGTTTATGGCCCTACAGGAAAAGAAAAAGTACTATAGACTAAAAAAGGGTGGTTTTCTGCCATTGAACCTAGAGGGGTTGGAGGAATTTACTAAGATGATTGATTATCTTTCTATTTCTCTAGAGGATCTAGACCAGGATATTATCCAACTCCCAAAGTATAGGGCTCTTTATTTAGATGAAATGATGAAAGAGACTAAAGTAAAAAATGTTCAAAGAAATATAGCCTTTAAGTCGCTTATTCAAAATATTAAGGAACCCGCTGATCTAGATTATCAGGTGCCAGCATCCTTTGAGAACATATTAAGGCCATACCAGATAACAGGTTTTAAATGGTTAAAGACTCTTGCTGAGTATAAGATGGGTGGGATTTTAGCCGATGATATGGGTTTAGGGAAAACCATTCAAATTTTGGCCTTGTTGCTATCCGAGAAAGAAGAAAAGGGGAGAAAGCCTTCTCTAGTTGTGGCGCCAACATCCCTAGTATATAATTGGATGGCGGAGGTGGAAAAATTTGCACCTCAGCTAAAAACTTTGGTGATTGCAGGTAACAAAGAAGAAAGACAGCAAAATATAGATGCTTTATCAGAATATGACCTTATTGTGACTTCCTATCCTTTGATTAGAAGGGATATAGAATGCTATCAAGGTAAAAAATTTAGATGCTGTATATTGGATGAGGCACAACACATCAAAAATCCATCTTCTCAAAATGCAACATCGGTAAAAGAAATCACAGCAGAAAATTATTTTTCCCTCACAGGTACCCCTATCGAAAATTCCTTGACCGAGCTTTGGTCTATATTTGATTTTATTATGCCGGGGTATTTGTTAACCCATGGAAGATTTGTGAAGAAGTATGAAAGATCCATTATCAAGGAGGAGAATAAGGAAGCCCTAAAGCAGCTTAAAAAGCAAATAGCCCCTTTTATTTTAAGAAGGATGAAGAAAGAAGTCCTTATGGAGCTGCCTGATAAAATAGAAAATAAATTGATGGTAGAGCTGACCAAGGAGCAAAAACTGATTTATTTAAGTTATTTAAGCCAAATAAAGGGTGAAATCAATGATGAAATTAAGGAAAAGGGCTTTGGAAGGAGCCATATAAAAATACTAGCCGCATTGACACGATTGAGGCAGATATGCTGCCATCCGGCATTATTTTTAGAGAATTATGAGGGAGGCAGTGGAAAAATGGATCTCCTCAGGGAAGTTGTGGAGGAATCCCTTCAAGGGGGGCATCGAGTGCTGTTATTCTCCCAATTTACCAGCATGCTTACCATCATAAGAAAGTTTCTAGAAGAGCAGAAAATAGAATATTTTTATCTGGATGGTAGTACCGATACTGAGAAAAGAGGGACAATGGTAGAAAGATTTAACCAGGGGGAGAGAGAAGTATTTTTAATTTCCCTTAAGGCCGGGGGAACAGGACTGAACCTCACGGGGGCAGATACCGTTATCCATTTTGATCCCTGGTGGAATCCAGCGGTGGAGGATCAAGCTACAGATAGAGCCTATAGAATGGGACAAAAAAACACTGTCCACGTCATAAAGCTCTTTACAAAGGGAACCATAGAGGAGAAGATATTTGCTATACAAGAAAAAAAGAAAAAAATGATTGACTCGGTTGTAGAGCCGGGAGAAACCATTATTTCTAAGTTAAGCGAAGATGAAATTAGAAATTTATTCGAATAA
- a CDS encoding TetR/AcrR family transcriptional regulator has translation MSEIKYSEKEKAILNGMINLIKSGANPYLVKVSDIAKSAGVGKGTIYDYFQTKEEVILKAMLLNISNEIDLLAKRIDAKSRFKEKYYEVLSSIVENLQNKFSTFNILISSGKLPEFKDNHMQGNHHCSSHRNRIEAIIDQLLSAGYKEGAIKDIESKAYQRMVMNGSLFAFGNYLTMQKHYPGISLQEAMDYSYKIIMKSLN, from the coding sequence ATGTCGGAAATCAAATATTCTGAAAAGGAAAAGGCCATTTTAAATGGCATGATTAACTTAATAAAAAGCGGAGCCAATCCTTATCTAGTCAAGGTCTCTGATATAGCAAAGTCTGCTGGAGTAGGGAAGGGAACCATCTATGATTATTTTCAGACAAAAGAGGAGGTCATTCTAAAGGCTATGCTTTTAAATATCAGCAATGAAATAGATTTGCTAGCCAAAAGAATTGACGCCAAAAGTAGATTTAAAGAAAAGTATTATGAAGTATTAAGTAGTATTGTAGAGAACTTGCAAAACAAGTTTTCTACATTTAACATTCTCATTTCATCGGGGAAACTACCAGAATTTAAAGATAACCATATGCAAGGCAATCACCATTGTTCCTCCCACCGCAACAGGATTGAGGCCATAATTGATCAATTATTGTCTGCGGGTTATAAGGAAGGTGCGATTAAAGATATTGAGTCCAAAGCTTATCAAAGAATGGTAATGAATGGTTCCTTATTTGCCTTTGGAAATTATCTAACCATGCAAAAACATTACCCGGGGATCAGTTTACAAGAGGCCATGGATTATTCTTATAAAATCATCATGAAATCTTTAAACTAA
- a CDS encoding DUF4153 domain-containing protein, whose protein sequence is MKLFDSFKKITIGIYTSIRRFPVPLLFSTFLAILLMILTKISTYPSRPIEEVLKRVAMAVALGIPLSLCARMLFEKRGKERQSRLIVYSLGSAILPILYYFFFLKDLNMVSVTRYIGISLALYLAFIFIPYLGDRKNFEIYVLKLFTGFLVTYVYSAILYAGLSAILFTTNKLLGVPMESEIYVYTFLTVALIFAPAYFLAQVPKSKEDLSPMEYSKVFKVLLMYILMPLLSVYTFILYLYFGKIIVTMQWPVGLVSHLVLWYSILLTIVLFFIHPMRNENKWIKGFSQWAPLMVLPILLMMFVSMGIRIKAYGVTENRYYVFVLGLWVLGIMIYYAITKSKKNIVLLVSLSIVLLLSVLGPISSYSIANHSQNKRFSTVLKENSMIEGNHIKPASHNISKADKEQISGILHYFETQHDLKGIKYLPQDFKIENMEDIFGFAYTHPTSPVENEYFYLMIEENHKLFEISSYDYLYRFNSYLNKSQINDEVIDVILQSDSNSIIVGYEGIEIYQKDLTPYINKLYETYGLPQGTEAIPSEEMTIIDENDRLKVKLIFHNIEGQKEDSQKIKIENMDVNILIKIK, encoded by the coding sequence ATGAAACTATTCGATAGCTTTAAAAAAATAACCATAGGCATATATACCAGCATCCGAAGATTTCCTGTTCCCCTATTGTTTTCCACATTCCTTGCTATCCTCCTCATGATCCTAACGAAAATAAGCACATATCCCAGTAGACCTATTGAGGAGGTCTTAAAAAGGGTGGCTATGGCGGTGGCCTTGGGCATACCTTTGTCTCTTTGTGCAAGGATGCTTTTTGAAAAAAGAGGGAAAGAACGTCAATCTAGGCTAATTGTTTATTCCCTAGGATCAGCTATTCTTCCTATACTGTATTACTTCTTTTTCTTAAAAGATCTAAACATGGTATCGGTGACAAGATATATAGGAATTAGTCTGGCTCTATACTTAGCCTTTATTTTCATTCCTTATCTAGGAGATAGAAAAAACTTTGAGATCTATGTCCTCAAACTTTTTACTGGTTTTCTCGTCACCTATGTTTATTCTGCCATTCTTTATGCAGGACTTTCTGCTATTTTATTTACTACAAACAAATTATTAGGTGTTCCCATGGAAAGTGAAATCTATGTCTATACATTTTTGACAGTGGCCCTTATTTTTGCACCTGCCTATTTTTTAGCCCAGGTGCCCAAATCCAAGGAAGATCTTTCTCCCATGGAATACTCCAAAGTTTTCAAAGTTCTACTTATGTATATCCTGATGCCCCTTCTCAGTGTGTACACCTTTATACTGTATCTATATTTTGGAAAAATCATTGTGACCATGCAATGGCCGGTGGGTCTTGTTTCTCATCTGGTGCTTTGGTATTCTATCCTCTTAACTATAGTGCTGTTTTTTATCCACCCCATGAGAAATGAAAATAAATGGATTAAAGGCTTTTCACAATGGGCTCCCCTAATGGTGCTTCCTATTCTACTCATGATGTTTGTCTCCATGGGTATTCGAATAAAAGCCTATGGCGTAACAGAAAATAGATATTATGTTTTTGTCCTTGGATTGTGGGTTTTGGGAATAATGATTTATTATGCTATAACCAAAAGTAAAAAAAATATTGTTCTTCTTGTAAGTCTTTCTATTGTCTTATTGCTTTCGGTATTAGGACCTATCAGCAGTTATTCCATAGCAAACCATAGCCAAAATAAACGTTTTTCAACAGTTTTAAAGGAAAATAGTATGATAGAAGGAAATCACATCAAGCCAGCTTCCCATAATATTTCCAAAGCTGATAAAGAGCAAATAAGTGGTATCCTTCACTATTTTGAAACCCAACATGACCTAAAGGGGATCAAGTATCTTCCTCAGGATTTTAAAATAGAAAATATGGAAGATATTTTTGGATTTGCCTATACTCACCCTACGTCTCCTGTGGAAAATGAATATTTCTATTTGATGATAGAGGAAAACCATAAGCTCTTTGAAATTTCTTCTTATGACTACTTGTATCGCTTCAATAGTTACTTAAATAAATCGCAAATCAATGATGAGGTTATTGACGTCATTTTGCAATCTGATTCCAACAGCATTATCGTGGGGTATGAAGGCATAGAAATATACCAAAAAGACCTTACTCCTTATATCAACAAGCTCTATGAAACCTATGGTCTGCCCCAGGGCACAGAAGCTATTCCTTCTGAAGAGATGACCATCATAGATGAAAATGATCGATTGAAAGTGAAGTTGATTTTCCATAATATAGAGGGACAAAAAGAGGATAGTCAAAAGATAAAAATAGAAAATATGGATGTCAATATATTGATAAAGATAAAATAA
- a CDS encoding efflux RND transporter permease subunit codes for MLAKYSVKKPFTVFVAVILVLILGTISFMNLKTDLLPSLDLPYMVVMTPYPGASPEEVEMVVTKPVEQILATTSNIKNINSISDENSSMIILEFDNNVNMDSAIIEVNSSLDLIKANWNDEVGTPSIIKMNPDMLPVMISAVDVKGMNVSEVSKLARDSIIPELESVEGVASVTGQGLVEDSIEVKISSDKIENLNKKILKNIDSELSKAESQLLKAKEEVNQGLSQLKSEEKKQSAKLAEGEQALDLAKSEMEKAETQLNTAERELKEKKNQAETALTALEMILSGKADLGDLEDRLTQEQKQELQGIVNQGISQLKAKKDELTAAVVEMDKGLEEIKLQKATLASKKNEVGKQEEQLKQGKATLDTEMNKAKVELEKGQSTIEDNLAKLDDSKEEAFKKADLEGMITEDMIGGILTAQNFSMPAGYVSEDGIDYLVKVGDKIGTEQEIGQLLLFDTKVDSVGKVYLKDVADIQNTNNAEELYAKVNGKDAVILSFQKQSNYSTAEVSKSIREKINEMTDKDQNLTISNLMDQGIYIDIVVDSVLSNLIYGGILAIAILLLFLRDIKPTLIVALSIPISLVFAIAMMYFTGVTINIISLGGLALGVGMLVDNSVVVIENVYRLKNNGLSSYQASIEGAKQVSGALAASTLTTIAVFLPVVFTNGISRQIFTDMGLTIAYSLIASLIVALTLVPVMSSTIFKNLKDKDHKFFDKIVASYERILKTALQHKFIVMILVVALLGASVFSAFTMGTAFIPEMEGAEMSVTIEMDKDSTFKDRTDMTNTVVDRIMEIEGIETIGAFSGGTMGGMGSGGGENMSLYILLEENKTLTNREIEKEIQDKTKDLEADLVVSTSNMNMGAIAGEGIQVIIKGNEIDQLREISHDIADILKGTKGTTEIETGFEENAVEIRITVDKEKAMEEGLTVAQVYSQISKLISEGKTATTINTDNKEYPVVVVNSKNENILPEDLEDLEMTIEKEGESKSIKVGDIAKITQVQGLSSIRREAQERYVSVAASIASDHNIGLVSREFESKLKDYDVPEGYKVELSGENETINDTLKDLIYMIGLAIVFIYLIMVAQFQSLLSPFIVMFTIPLAFTGGLLALWITGNEISMISMLGFLVLSGVVVNNGIVFVDYTNQLRKNGLGKREALIETGKVRLRPILMTAITTILGLSTLAFGVGMGAEMLQPLAIVAIGGLTYATILTLFVVPVMYDVFHRNKKSINNRDEEE; via the coding sequence ATGTTAGCAAAATATAGCGTAAAAAAACCTTTCACAGTCTTTGTGGCTGTGATTTTAGTACTTATATTAGGTACTATTTCCTTTATGAATTTGAAAACAGACTTATTACCCAGCCTAGATTTACCTTATATGGTAGTCATGACACCCTATCCCGGGGCCAGTCCAGAAGAGGTGGAAATGGTAGTCACCAAACCAGTGGAGCAGATTTTAGCTACCACAAGTAATATCAAGAACATAAATTCCATATCCGATGAAAATTCCTCCATGATTATTTTAGAGTTTGACAACAATGTGAACATGGATTCTGCAATTATTGAGGTAAATAGCAGTTTAGATTTGATTAAAGCAAATTGGAATGACGAGGTCGGTACGCCTAGCATCATCAAAATGAATCCAGATATGTTGCCCGTGATGATCTCGGCAGTGGACGTCAAGGGAATGAATGTTTCAGAGGTATCCAAGCTAGCCAGGGATAGCATTATACCTGAACTAGAGAGCGTAGAAGGTGTGGCTTCTGTAACTGGACAAGGATTAGTAGAAGATAGCATAGAAGTAAAGATTAGCTCAGATAAGATCGAAAATTTAAATAAGAAGATTTTAAAGAACATAGATAGTGAACTTTCCAAGGCTGAAAGTCAATTATTAAAAGCCAAAGAGGAAGTGAATCAGGGTCTATCCCAATTAAAATCTGAAGAGAAAAAGCAAAGTGCTAAACTAGCCGAAGGAGAGCAGGCTTTAGATTTAGCTAAGTCTGAAATGGAAAAGGCAGAAACACAATTAAATACTGCAGAAAGAGAATTAAAAGAAAAAAAGAATCAAGCCGAAACAGCTCTTACTGCATTAGAAATGATCCTAAGTGGGAAAGCTGATCTTGGGGATTTAGAGGATAGACTCACCCAAGAACAAAAGCAAGAATTACAGGGCATTGTAAATCAAGGAATTTCCCAATTAAAAGCGAAAAAAGATGAATTAACAGCCGCTGTAGTTGAAATGGATAAAGGTTTAGAAGAAATAAAATTACAAAAAGCTACTTTAGCTTCGAAAAAGAATGAAGTTGGAAAGCAAGAAGAACAACTAAAACAGGGTAAAGCCACCCTAGATACAGAAATGAATAAGGCTAAAGTAGAATTGGAAAAAGGCCAATCTACCATCGAAGACAACTTAGCAAAGCTAGATGATTCTAAAGAAGAAGCTTTCAAAAAAGCAGATTTAGAAGGGATGATCACAGAAGATATGATCGGAGGCATCTTGACTGCCCAAAACTTTTCTATGCCTGCTGGTTATGTATCCGAAGATGGAATTGATTATCTTGTAAAAGTTGGAGATAAAATAGGCACAGAACAGGAAATCGGTCAGCTTCTTTTGTTTGATACCAAAGTAGATAGTGTAGGCAAGGTATATTTAAAGGATGTAGCAGATATCCAAAACACAAACAATGCCGAAGAACTATATGCCAAAGTCAATGGAAAGGATGCAGTAATTTTAAGCTTTCAAAAGCAAAGCAACTACTCTACTGCTGAGGTAAGTAAAAGCATTAGGGAAAAAATAAATGAAATGACTGATAAAGATCAAAATCTTACCATAAGCAATTTAATGGATCAGGGAATATATATTGATATTGTAGTGGATTCAGTATTAAGCAATTTAATTTATGGAGGAATTTTAGCCATAGCCATTTTATTACTGTTTTTGAGAGATATAAAACCTACCCTCATTGTTGCCCTATCTATACCCATTAGCTTAGTTTTTGCTATTGCCATGATGTACTTTACCGGGGTAACCATTAACATCATTTCCCTGGGAGGATTAGCTTTGGGAGTAGGTATGCTGGTAGATAACTCTGTGGTGGTTATTGAAAATGTCTATCGATTAAAAAACAATGGATTATCCTCCTACCAAGCCTCTATCGAAGGAGCCAAGCAAGTATCGGGAGCTTTAGCAGCCTCCACCTTAACCACTATAGCGGTATTTCTACCTGTGGTTTTCACCAATGGCATATCCAGACAAATATTTACCGACATGGGATTGACCATTGCTTATTCTTTGATTGCCAGTCTTATTGTAGCCTTAACTTTAGTGCCTGTCATGTCTTCTACTATTTTTAAAAACTTAAAGGACAAAGACCATAAGTTTTTTGATAAAATAGTAGCTTCCTACGAAAGGATACTAAAAACAGCACTACAACATAAATTTATTGTTATGATTCTTGTAGTGGCATTACTTGGAGCCAGTGTATTTTCAGCCTTTACCATGGGTACGGCCTTTATTCCAGAGATGGAAGGCGCAGAAATGTCTGTAACCATCGAAATGGATAAAGACAGCACCTTTAAGGATAGGACCGACATGACCAATACTGTGGTAGATAGAATAATGGAAATTGAAGGAATTGAAACCATAGGAGCATTTTCAGGGGGGACTATGGGTGGCATGGGCTCTGGTGGTGGCGAAAATATGTCCCTATATATCTTGTTAGAAGAAAATAAGACCCTCACCAATAGAGAAATTGAAAAAGAAATACAGGATAAAACAAAGGATTTAGAGGCAGACCTTGTTGTAAGCACTTCAAATATGAATATGGGAGCCATAGCAGGAGAAGGCATCCAGGTGATAATAAAAGGAAATGAAATTGATCAGTTAAGAGAAATATCCCATGATATAGCGGATATATTAAAGGGTACAAAAGGAACTACCGAGATTGAAACAGGTTTTGAGGAAAATGCTGTAGAGATAAGAATTACCGTGGATAAAGAAAAAGCTATGGAAGAAGGCCTTACCGTTGCCCAAGTTTATTCCCAGATAAGTAAGTTGATCTCAGAAGGGAAGACGGCTACAACCATCAATACCGATAATAAAGAATATCCAGTCGTTGTGGTAAATAGTAAAAATGAAAATATCCTTCCAGAGGATTTAGAAGATCTGGAAATGACTATAGAAAAAGAGGGAGAAAGCAAATCTATTAAAGTAGGAGATATTGCTAAGATAACCCAAGTCCAAGGTTTATCTTCTATTCGAAGAGAAGCCCAGGAAAGATATGTTTCAGTAGCAGCCAGTATTGCTTCTGATCACAATATAGGTCTAGTGAGTAGAGAATTTGAAAGTAAGTTAAAGGACTATGATGTTCCTGAAGGATACAAAGTAGAACTTTCCGGGGAAAATGAAACCATCAATGATACCTTAAAGGACCTTATTTACATGATTGGATTGGCCATCGTCTTTATCTATTTGATTATGGTAGCCCAATTCCAATCCCTATTATCTCCCTTTATCGTGATGTTTACCATTCCCTTAGCCTTCACAGGAGGACTCCTGGCCTTATGGATAACAGGAAATGAAATCAGTATGATTTCTATGCTTGGATTTTTAGTATTAAGTGGAGTAGTGGTGAACAACGGTATAGTATTTGTGGACTACACCAATCAATTAAGGAAGAATGGATTAGGAAAAAGGGAAGCCCTTATAGAAACAGGAAAAGTCAGATTGCGCCCCATCCTAATGACGGCCATCACCACCATCCTTGGTTTATCCACTCTAGCCTTTGGTGTGGGCATGGGTGCCGAAATGCTACAACCTTTGGCCATTGTAGCCATAGGAGGATTAACTTACGCCACTATCCTTACTCTATTTGTAGTACCTGTGATGTATGATGTATTTCATAGAAATAAAAAGAGCATAAACAATAGGGATGAGGAAGAATAA
- a CDS encoding AEC family transporter, with product MVFNNLIFSLNAVFPIFIILIIGYILKEKGVIDQYSIRKLNALMFNISLPMLLFRDIAGSNVREFFDLKLLLFAIGTTLISFVLVWIGAELFIKDKGSIGAFVQGAFRGNYALLGLVMVSNIGGSEALTKAALVTAFIIPLYNILVIIILTLRSEEGGSIGMKTTLMNIIKNPLIIGIACAIPFSLFNIQLPTVLAKSVDYMAVMATPLAMISIGGTIDLQQIKNQKIKLALVASTIKLIILPMIFIPIALLMGIVGNDLLVLFVMYGSPTAVSSYVMAINMKADAELASDIFIITTLFSIFTFTIGIYIFKVLGFIS from the coding sequence TTGGTTTTCAATAATTTAATTTTTAGTTTAAATGCTGTTTTTCCAATTTTTATTATATTGATCATAGGATATATCCTAAAGGAGAAGGGGGTTATAGACCAATATAGTATTCGTAAACTCAATGCCCTGATGTTTAATATCTCGCTACCAATGCTTTTATTTCGAGATATCGCTGGCTCAAATGTTAGAGAATTTTTCGATCTGAAACTCTTACTATTTGCCATAGGGACAACCTTGATCTCCTTTGTGTTGGTATGGATAGGTGCAGAGCTCTTTATCAAGGATAAAGGATCTATTGGGGCTTTTGTGCAAGGGGCATTTAGAGGGAATTATGCTCTTTTAGGGCTAGTCATGGTATCCAATATTGGGGGGAGTGAGGCATTGACTAAAGCAGCCCTTGTAACGGCTTTTATTATTCCCTTATATAATATTTTAGTGATCATTATATTAACTTTACGGTCTGAAGAGGGTGGTAGCATTGGAATGAAAACCACCTTAATGAATATTATTAAAAATCCTCTGATTATTGGGATAGCCTGTGCTATACCCTTCTCCTTATTTAATATTCAACTTCCTACTGTGTTAGCAAAGTCGGTGGACTATATGGCAGTCATGGCAACACCTCTTGCCATGATATCTATAGGAGGTACAATAGATCTTCAGCAAATAAAAAATCAAAAGATCAAACTTGCTTTAGTGGCCTCCACAATAAAGTTGATTATATTGCCGATGATATTCATACCCATTGCTCTGCTCATGGGCATAGTAGGCAATGATCTTTTGGTTTTGTTTGTTATGTATGGGTCGCCTACCGCTGTGAGTAGCTATGTCATGGCTATCAATATGAAGGCTGATGCAGAGTTAGCTTCAGATATCTTTATCATTACAACATTATTTTCTATCTTTACCTTTACAATAGGGATATACATATTTAAGGTTTTGGGATTCATATCCTAA